ACCCTCTAATAGTATAActatattaatgattaattgattCTGGCCCCCCATACCCATATCCATATCCACACCTCGCCCCTTCAAAATGTGGCTGAAACAAAAGCCGAAAAGCCGAAAACCATAGTTGTATTTGGACTTTTGTGGGTAGCAAGCACAAAAACTAGATAAACTTTGTTGAGAAACGGTTATTTAGTTTAGTGGGCCACAACACATATCAGGTTGAAACATTAAGAAAatgatacatatatatatatgatttttacatttttatataaaaaataataataattgtgtaTATAAAATGATGAATATTAAAATGGTGCGGAGAGAGTGACTCCAAAAGTGCCACGATGTGGGTAACTGGGTATGAAAGGAATCGAAGGTGTGACGCGTTGCGCGTGGATGTTAGAAGTCCACTTTGTGTGATCCAACCATGCGTCCGCTCCAAGCAACCTTACTTCTTGTGGGGTTCTGCTTCTAGTGCTGCCCTTATTAAACATTTAATCAATGTTTGTAatctctttttcataaataatttagaaagctaattataatataagtcaatttaagttaattttttgtatttttaattttaaaatttaagagattaaaataaaatattttttataataaattttttatgttttaattaattaattttagttaactATACCCCTAATTAATTTTCTAACAAAACCgttttcataaataaatacttaaatagGTTTCGTTACCGAATGTATATATTGATTATGTGAGTTTATATCGATCTATTCTCGAATTATCGAATGATAatagttttatttattataataaaacgTGAGAGTTGTCTTTTTAATAAAGgagaatatataaaaataataaaattaaaattaattaaaataataaattactgaTGTTTTTTAAGCTTCTTAGATTATTAGACCATTTTTAATGTCTTTTAGGAAAAACATACTCGTATTTGACATAGtcaaattaattttctaattaaaaaatgAGAATTTGCTAACaatttagtgtgtgtttggatttcaATTTGCAAACGGGAGTTTGcatataattgattttataaacttgattttgatgaaaagtgagtttgtgttaacgtgatttatgtttggcaatttttatatcaaaattgattatagtaaaataaatgttgtttggattatactattcaaaatcacttttagatgaaaaattactaaaagagacatcaattaaaataattttttataatattctattattttactttaaatatttgaatagatcttattaattcatttttaaataaagttaatatttacttactaaattaaaagtaatatataaaaattagcaaaataaaattatatatatataagagtttttttttgtgactatatatataagagtatttaacctgttatattttttaaaaattttaagtattaacgtaaaaatattaatttagtattttttttacatcgtCTTGTTGGTTTAATACTCTTAATAATTTTATTCTCAATATTATTTTAGAATCTAACGTGTATGATTTTATTAATacctatgattaattttttatttaattgtcttTTTTAATAGGATCATAacctatattataaaaaaattacaataaaaaactatatatatcaaaattataattataaaaaagaatattaaaaataataaaattaaatatttatcttgacAGTAATAGAAACAAATCTAAAAGTTCTTGATAATgtattttatatagtatatttttaattttcttagtactcttttttagcaccttataattttttactattattattattattattattattattattattatttatggttaattttttgtttaatttactttacctaatggaatcaataaatcatattataaaaaaataataataaatataatatacaaaaattataattataaaaatgtataatgtcaaataaaaatttaacaaaaaataaaaataataaataataaaaaaaatttatataaagataaataataagaaaagaagGCTCATTCACCTAATAAGAATTTCATAAATTATACAATAACATGTCTATAGGATAAAATTGGTAAAGGAAAAATAGATGTTGAAGGTAAATGGCTAAAAGCCCGTTGGTGAAACGCAGAAGCTAGAAATTATTGCTTCTAGTAAACGTGATTTTAAGtacaaaatcacttctgcgtttgCCAAACTAAAAATTAGCCAAACAAAAATGTGAAGCTTTCAAGGAGCTTAAAAGTGCTTTTTCTTCTCAAACGAATTTACCAAACACACCCTTATTCATTTGGAAAAGTACCACCTCTTTGGAACTATTTTTCCTTAGTCATCATAAAGTACAACCGATGAGCACATTATAACGGCACAAGACAGTTGTAAATTACTAAATTTAGTGCGAAGTTAAATTGTTAAATTAATAAATCAGAGATTTAGCtaggttaatttttttatatattgaaaAAATCTGGGTGTAATACTTAATTATTGGATTTTATGGTGTTTTTCGAAATTGTGGAAATAGTACAATACGCCCCTCTtgtattgtatattttaatttaaaatatacaatataaGGAAGGCGTATTATCAATACAAAGAGGACGTATTGTACTGTTTCCACAATTTCGAAAAACACCATAAAATCCAATAATTAAATATTACACCAAGATTATaccaatatgtaaaaaaaaaatcatttagctaatctatatttgtataataaaaatatgaaactaaTATGTGTAcaactttttttaaatatctttcatTATATACAAATCATGAAAAATACTTTTTTACTTTAATATTTAAATCAAAATCTTTGAATTAAGTTATAAATAATTTGTTAactcaattaattttattttttataaatttcataaataaaaaataaatcaataaacacGTTAACATCCATTATTATATTAGTATATTCTAAAAATACatcttaatataattaattaaaaattttacaaaaataaaaaatttaaaattttaatgcaaatattaggtatttattaaaatataaaagtttaACAATAACCCATAAGTCAGTTGCTATTATAATACTTGAAAATCGTCCCCAAAAATGAGAAAACTTCAAAATTATGCGATTCAAGTAACTAGAATTATATAGTCTATTATTGGTCTGAATGTATATTAATGAGTCATAAAAGCACATGGCCAGCTAGCAGGCAACAAATGTCCCGAGAAAGGAGAACAAGTTTCCATTATCTTCACTATTTTCTCACCCAATTTTAaatgattgttttttttttctttttcacccaattttaaatgatttaatttcccactttgattttttttttccttccctGATTGGGCGATTCGACATTTTCAATTTTCTAATATAATTCCTCTACTCTTTCTTTTACCTCCATCatgaaaatcttaaaaattacTCCATTTCTGTCCTCTGTAAATCTTCGAAATTACCTTCCACAATTCCTTTCCAAATTTTCTTTTGCTTCCCCTTTTCTAACGATAGAGTCCATTAGATGTTCTTAacttattaataatttttcttcTAATGTGAAGGTGAAATGATTTTTTGCTAGAATTAATTATATCTCCGattatattatattctttttcCTGTCCACTACAAATCTTCAAACCATCAACCATTGACTCCTTCCACCATTTTTTTCATAACACCAGTTCCTCCATTTCTGTCCTTGGGTGAAATTCCAAACTTCCAATCTACCATGTCATTTATCAGTTCATATAAAAGCATGTTTTTTCTTacgttaaaaatttttaatctcAAGACTCTTTATCATTTATCTTTCTCGCTACGTGAAATTAATTCTTCTATTATGTTTTTTTGTTCCATTTATTTCTTCCATTGTAACCATCAACCAAGAGGGAGGAGTGCGTTCAAATGTCGACTTCATAATGATATTCAAGGTTGAGAATAAGACATCCGAAATTCGTCTCCCACAACAACCAGCTGCAACCAACCTGCAATTAAACAAAAACCAACCTAGCatacaaaaaggaaaaatgttaaaagtaaaataactaatataattaataaataataaatacataaaaaataaaagtacctGGCACCAAAGGCAAAGCAACTTGACGAACATAACGGCGGCACGGATAACGGAACGGTCCCAACGACAGAACCAACCCACACGTAAAGGAAGCCAACGACGGAAAGCATAACGGGACGAATGAACACAACGCTGCGAATACCCAATTCACGCAAATCATGTCAATGGAGTGCACAGATGCCAACTCAAGATTCTTagggttattaattttaaatttaatttaagttCAAATTAGGTCAGAATTTTGCCCCAATTTAAATCCTGAGAACTGGATTCAACTTAAATtttatgtaattttctttttcttttcggtccagagaaaaaaaaaaatgtcCAAGACTCTGCCTTCCATAGCAAATGTTATGTACAAAATAAAAAACCAATTCCCTGTATCTCATAAGATCTACGCAGGAAAATCTTCTTTCCAACGACACCTCAAAACTCGCCGGAAGAGATCTACATCACCACGGCAACCGCTCTGCCGCCACCACCTCCGGCGCCAGATCGTGGCCTAAGAAAACGTAGCAGGATCATAAACAGCAACATCAACGAACCTGTAAAAGAAAACTTGAAAATCAAATATCCTCAGCCTTGGACATGACGGAGAGCCGACTCGGTCTAGGTTCAAATCCCGCTCTCCTCCTCTGTTGGTGCGACGACGGACGAATAAGCGCCGTGAGAGCACGTTTCACCCACTCGCCTTCAACTCCTCCGATCCGAACCAACGAGTTCTTCATAGCAGATCTGCGCATGTTAAGGTGATGATTTCCTCCTCCGTGATGATGATTCCCTCCGCCGTTCGCGGCGGCGTTCTTGTGCAAACTACACCGGAATGATCCAGGATGTGACGTCGGCGAGCACATACATGATTTCTTCTGGATCGAGATCGGACGGTTACTCTTCGTTATTATTTGATTCGATATCGACCGGTTCGGTGAAATAGAACGCGCATCGATGGAGAACCGGACTCCGGAAGACAACGGACCTGGACCGCACAAATTGACACGTGTTGGAGAAGCAGAACGGTGATGACTATGATGGTGGAAACTGGACGAAGGCGTTGAAAAGCTAGAGCTAGTAGAAGACGCAAAAGCCGAAGAAGGCGTGGAGAACGGGGTCTTGGATGTGGTATATGAACAGAACCTACTAGAAGATGACGGTGAGAGCGACCGAAGAACTGGTCCACTCGATTTGGTTCTTGAAGATGTGTGagccataattttttttttttttttgggttcagAACAGAGATAGAACTTTGAAGAAAGAGAAATCGGAATCTatggaaaagaaagaatagagagCGAAGAGAAGgtgttttttcccctttttttcttgCAAGGTCCCCTTTGGGGCGTTGGTTCGGCAAACCTAGCGAGTCTCTGAGGGTGGTTATATAGATGGGAATGGTGAGAGCCTCTTGACCTAAGTTGGGTTAGTTAACTTAACCATGGTGGAATGTAGGTTAGGGTTAAGGATTCCAATCGGACGGGTATTACGGGTGCGGGTT
This region of Arachis hypogaea cultivar Tifrunner chromosome 8, arahy.Tifrunner.gnm2.J5K5, whole genome shotgun sequence genomic DNA includes:
- the LOC112707930 gene encoding uncharacterized protein yields the protein MAHTSSRTKSSGPVLRSLSPSSSSRFCSYTTSKTPFSTPSSAFASSTSSSFSTPSSSFHHHSHHRSASPTRVNLCGPGPLSSGVRFSIDARSISPNRSISNQIITKSNRPISIQKKSCMCSPTSHPGSFRCSLHKNAAANGGGNHHHGGGNHHLNMRRSAMKNSLVRIGGVEGEWVKRALTALIRPSSHQQRRRAGFEPRPSRLSVMSKAEDI